The Salvelinus alpinus chromosome 25, SLU_Salpinus.1, whole genome shotgun sequence genomic sequence aggcaaacttaaccagcatggctcccacagcattctgcagcgatacgccatcccatctggtttgcgcttagtgggactatcatttgttttttcaacaggacaatgacccaacacacctccaggctgtgtaagggctatctgaccaagaaggagagtgatggagtgctgcattagatgacctggcctccacaatcacccgacctcaacccaattgagatggtttgggatgagttggactgcagagtgaaggaaaagcagccaacaagtgttcagcatgtgggaatttcttcaagactgttggaaaagcattcctcatgaagctggttgagagaatgccaagagtgtgcaaagctgtcatcaaggcaaagggtggctactttgaagaatataaaatatattttgatttgtttaacacttttttggttactacatgattccatatgtgttatttaatagttttgatgtcttcactattattctacaatgtagatatagtaaaatagtaaaaattaagaacaacccttgaaggtgtgtccaaacttttgactggtactgtatatgtatactcATAAAAGTCTAGCTCTTTTTCTTTTACATAATAGTAATGGACCTATAACCTTGGCATTGCTGAAAACTTGGTACAATTTTGTGCAGAAACTGGATAAACTGGTCAAAACTCAGGTAACTGATTAACCAGCTAAGTAGACCTTAATTTAGCAGTGCATGCCCATCCAAGGTGTTGTTGGTGCATTATTCTATGCATCAACTAATAAAATGCGATGGGTAATAGAATTTAGCAGACTATATTTGAGCTCTTTAAGGCCTAGTTACTTACCGGATTGTGAATATCTAACCATTCTGAAGTCTTGGATTCAACGAACTTCCCATTAATAAATAACTTTGTGGTGGGCTGCGGGGAGACATTTTTAACATGTTCAATTTCTATCAGAAATACAGATCTGTGTGACAGTTAATCGTCTAGTGGTAAACTGTTTGTAGTCATATACAACCACCATAATTAAACTCTATTATTAAACTGTTATTACTAACCACTGAGGAGGAGTAACACATGTTCCTGACCTGAAGAGGTACCTGCTGAGAGGAAGCAAGTGGTTAGCTGTAAAGAATCCTTAATCCATGAGTTCATGCATTTATTATGAATAGTATCATATCAAATGTCAGTTATATAGCATTAGAAGGTAAGGCCTACTACCAGGCCTTCTGTTAGGACGGAAGATTAATTTACAACTATGGCAATCCCAAATATCATTGAAGTGCAACTGGGCCGTGAAGGTGTACCTGGGGATCAATTTTACAGTGATTGTAGGAGGGATTACTAAAAGCCCAAAATGTATCAATTAAACAATGTAGCTGGAGAGCACACATGGGAGTCATAGAGCTGCACAAAGCTTGACAGGCAGCTGCATATGATAAGCACATACAAAGAGCAGGAGTCTAAGGAGGAATGGTTCCTTAAATTTAGTGACCCGGAGAATAGTTGAGAACAAGACAAGAGCCAAGCCATATGGCATCTATCACTTTGTAAACAATGTGAAACATTTTGAGCACAGGAGGTTGTTGGCACTTTAATTGGGTAGGTCGGggttgtggtaatggctggaacagaatcggtggaatagtatcaaatacaccaaacacatggtttccattcttgccattattatgagctgttctcccctcagcagcctcctgtgctttcgaaagctgttagtgtcttcatTAACTCTTGGGTAAAGCATTATAACATGAGTTCTTACCCCTTTCTTCAACAGTGATCTCATTACAGTCGTTGCCATGATGAAAATGTGTTTATTGTTTGATTTATCCCAAAAGAATGTCCCAAACCCCCTTGCAGGACCGTGGCCAGGAGACGCACTTCAAACTTACTCTCTCACCTACATGGATTTCAAATAAGGAAGGGtctagaaatatctggtcagttaTTGGCTTAGAATAAGACCGCTCACAAAAATATACATCTTATTGGCTGAAACTACAACGGTATTAGCCAATCTCTATGTACAATTAAAGATAAACCGCCTTTATTAGAAAAAACGATCTCAAAGCAAGTATTTCATTGGATACAACGCGGATCAGTCTTTTTGACAACTCAACTGGTTCATTTACGTAATGTCTGTCAGAGTTTATCACCAAATGTTATAATATAGCTACATTTATGAAACACGGTGAAATTTATAATACGCGTGATACAGGAAACGATTGCCAGTTTGTATCATTGCGCATAGGCAAAATCGCATAACTGCCAGCCGTGATCGAAGAATCAGAGTAGATTCTGTGACATGTCATTGTCAAAGTAGTTTATTTGCACAACAGTAATAGTTTATTGTCTCTAGCCTACTTATAACCTGCAATGCGGCTCTCACTCGCATGCCTCACAAAGGTATGCCTATTCTATCAATTATTGCTTGCAAGTAGACACGTGTGCGATACTAAAATGTGGAAATATTTGCAGAAAGTTACTGGGAGAGTGCTTAGTCATAGACCAAAAAAAACAAGGAGGAGGGGTATTTGAGAAAGCATTCTATTGGCCGCTagaaactgagattttttttattagCGTTAGGAACTTGTAATCGTTGAACGCCAGATCTGTCTGAATACTATGGCAACTCAAACAAAGGTGAATCAATGAGGAAAGTTCAGTACGATATGATAATATTGTATTGTTATCACGTGAACTGATTTATTTTTCTCCCCTTTAGCCCATACTTCATGGATATTTCAGGAGTTCATGTTCTTGGAGGGTTCGAATTGGTAAGTTCCTATGTAGTCTTCTACATCTCTGCCTACTTTACAGCATTAGAAAATTGTCTGGCTTTGACCCTGGAAAGAAATAACCTACTTTGCTTCTTCCAGCTTTTGCTCTGAAAGGTATTGAATTTGACCAAGTTCCAGTCAATCTTATCAAAGATGGGGGTCAGCAGGTAACTTCGTCATACATCATGCTTTTTCATCAGGTAGAGGTAATTAACCTCTATAATGGTATATTAGATATAATGTCCTCACACTGTACCTATTGTATATTTCAGCTTACAGACCAATACAAGGCATTAAACCCTATGCAACAAGTGCCTGCTGTCCAAATTGATGGCATCACCCTGTCACAGTCGGTGAGTCCAATAATGTTATTGGTTTGTCACTGTTAACAGTTATGTACTTTTGAGATACTGATAAAAGTCAAAAGAACCTCAAATCTAGCTCCATATTCCCAAAATATAACATTGACTACTGACAATAATGATAAGACCTATCCACTCACACTCAGCTGGCAGTGATCCAGTACATTGAGGAGACCAGACCAGGACCCAGGCTTCTCCCTGCAGACCCAAAGAAGCGTGCCCAGGTGCGCATGATCTCTGACCTCATCGCCTCCGGGATCCAGCCTGTGCAGGTGAGGGAATTACAGCACAAAGAATGTGGGTAAACGAGAGAAAAGAATACAACAAATTGAAAGCACACCAGTCCACTGCAGATCTCTGACCTTGTTTGCAAAACAAACTAGGTTTACTGTATGGAAGGAAAGCAAAATCAAATGGCAGAACCTCAGACATGCTGACATCATGGTTGAATGACCATTGCAACAATTATGATGGTGATGACTGTAGAGGTACTCAGTCATGACTGATCATTTTGTATTTCAGAATTTGTACGTGCTACAGAAGATTGGAGCAGAGAAGTTGCAGTGGGCGCAGCATTTCATCCAAAGAGGTTTTGAAGGTGGCTAGAATAGCCTTACATTCAACATGCCACTATAGCTCATCTCCAGACAGCCATTACAGGCCTGACTCCATGTCACTGTGTGTTTCTCCTCAGCCTTGGAGCCAATTCTGAAAGAGACGGCTAGCAAGTACTGCGTAGGGGACGAGGTGAGGGGACACTCGTTCATCACATAAAAACACAGTGGCAGTGTTAAGCTAAGTATCTCAAGTTAGGTTTTTTATTTTCACACGCACAAGtagagtgaaatgcctttcttgcttgctcattcccaacaatgcagtaatcaatatcagtagtacAACAAAAAGTAGAACAAAAATACATGAGAAATAGAAATAAGAACACAAGaaagtaagctatatacagggtcagtgccaataccatatttacattgtgcagggatactggagtgatagggTTAGATttgtataggagtaaggtgactaggcatcatgGATATGATAAacaagagtagcagcagcatacagtgccttcagaaagtattcataccctcttgacttattccacattttgttgttacagcctgaattcaaaatggattaagtaGATATTTTTCGCAcccatgtacacacaataccaaaTAATGACAATGAAaatgtttagacattttagcaaatttattgaaaatgaaatacagaaatatctcatttacttaagtcaatacatgttaggatcacttttggcagcaattacagctgtgagtctttctggt encodes the following:
- the LOC139553579 gene encoding maleylacetoacetate isomerase-like isoform X1; its protein translation is MRLSLACLTKPILHGYFRSSCSWRVRIAFALKGIEFDQVPVNLIKDGGQQLTDQYKALNPMQQVPAVQIDGITLSQSLAVIQYIEETRPGPRLLPADPKKRAQVRMISDLIASGIQPVQNLYVLQKIGAEKLQWAQHFIQRGFEALEPILKETASKYCVGDEISMADICLVPQVYNAERFKVDVDQFPTIKRLNQTLMKVDAFKVSHPSCQPDTPADICT
- the LOC139553579 gene encoding maleylacetoacetate isomerase-like isoform X2 — its product is MATQTKPILHGYFRSSCSWRVRIAFALKGIEFDQVPVNLIKDGGQQLTDQYKALNPMQQVPAVQIDGITLSQSLAVIQYIEETRPGPRLLPADPKKRAQVRMISDLIASGIQPVQNLYVLQKIGAEKLQWAQHFIQRGFEALEPILKETASKYCVGDEISMADICLVPQVYNAERFKVDVDQFPTIKRLNQTLMKVDAFKVSHPSCQPDTPADICT